TCCAGCTTGACGCCTCGTCCACCTGTAGCGTAGTATGTGACGTTTGTAGGGAAGCCCACAGACACGGCGTAGTCTACGTCCAGCGCCGCTTCATGGCCAGACTCGGCCAGGTCTTGCGAGTTGACGCCGCCATTCACCAGCTCAACGGTGATGGATTTCCCCGCCTGGGCGACATTGGGCGCAGCCGTGTTGAGGAACTGCTGTAAATCCAGGAGGTTGGCGTTTTCCTCAAGGAACCCAGCCACGCCAAAGATGACGGGTGACTTGTTGTCGGCAGGCTTATACGATGAAATGTTGTAGAGCTGGGAAAGGCACGAGGGCGTGACGCTGCCAGGGCAATATATAATGTTGTCTTCGTcggcagcagcggctttGGACGCAGGCTTTGGCGGTGCAGACAGGAGCTCTGGCTTGTGGCGAGCAGTCATGAAGTTGGCCAGGGggtggatgaagctgatggaGCCGGCGACAGAGTCGGGCACCGTGTACTTTGTGGTTCGCAGCACcggcttcttgtccttgtacGCGAAGCGGCTCACCTTCATCCCCAGCAAGGGCTCTGCCTGGGCCACGGTCGTCGTGACGTGGATGAAGTTGTTGTCGACCTCGCCCTTGAGGTTGTTCTGAGACAGCCACTGTAGCACGGCGTCAACATCCTTCTGATCAGgggcctgcagctgctggatttCCTCCAACGACAGCCGATTGTCGTTTTCTGTCATCTTGGCCTCCAATTGATCAATGTTGGGCTGCCGCAGGGCAATCGACAGCCGCATGTGGCGCGCAGGGTTGACGACATCCTGGAACTTTGTCCATCCTGTAGGGATGCTCAAGACCTGCTCCACGTTTCTGCGAGAGGCACCGAGGCCTGCCAGCAGCGAGAGCTGCACCGCCCAGAGCAATGCCGACTTCATCTTGTGTTGTCGAAAACGCGAGGCTGAGGGAATGAGGCAGAGATGTGGTGGGAGGGAAAGAGAGACATCTAGAAGGCCCagaaggatggatggatggcgtTGCTCAGCTTTTTATGCTGGAGCCTTTTAGATCGACTGGCacctccctcctccttcttgccTTTTCCAGGGAGATGCCGAGCGAGAAGATTGTGCTCCATGCAAATGCAATACTCGCTAGTATTGCTTGCGGTAGCCCTTCCCGTGCCCGCGTTATGTGAGACATCCACAAGGGCAGGTCGCGATCAAGGACCATGTCCGCCAAGAACGATAGGAGAGTTTGGTTCTCCCGACTTCGGCAGTAAACAAAAGGCCTGGGCTAGTAAATCTCTTGGCCAGCATCTACCTAGGTAGAGTATAGTTGATGCTGAGAAAGTATTGCCAGATACGTAAACAGACCAATAGAGCTGGGAGCAATACCCTGTCAACCTGTGCTCCGATATGCACACGCGGGACAATCAATCAAGCGTCCCAGCCTCGGCTGCTACCCTAGCCTGCGCCATGTCAATGTCACCCTCGTTTCGATACGCTTTCTTGCGAGGAATTGAGACATTGCATAACTCCATCCTGTCTCGCCATTGGCCAATTCCGAGCTGCCAAGCTGGGTTACGCCGAGCTAGCAAAAGGTCGCCTTGTGATGTGTGATAAGATAAAACAGTTCATTGATGCTGCGAAAAAGCACGGACGGCGAACAtggaagagggggaagagatCGGCAGGTCCCGATATTGGATGGAACTGGTATTAATCTTGCCACTGGGTTTCCATAAATAGCGCCGGTGATGCGACAGCCGAGATGAGACGCGGGTTTGGCAtaaacaaagagagaaggcgaagaggaagaagaagaacaggagGGACTTGTTCTCAGTCTGACCACAATTTTAGAAGTATTCAATAGTTGTACAAAAGAGCCTTTATCCCAGCTCATTGTCTTACCCTTCATTCCGAGCAAAACGAAAGCCCCAGACATGACACAGTCACTTTCGGAGCCGCCCGTGTGGGTTGTCCATGCAAGACAAATTGGCCCCGTCTCCGCTTCATCCCGGATAATGTCTCTGAGCCACGACTTCTCAGACAGGCAGGCCGCAAGACGTGTCAAGCGGAGATGTTGTCCCGGAATAGGAGGTCGCCCTGGGGGTCCGGCACTTTTGGCTTTAAGCTTCTATTTTTCGAGCCGCGCCAGATCGACAGGGGATGTATGGCGAAATAGTAGGTTGATGCTAGTGATGCTGACTGATGGAGCGAGTGGTTGATGGTATTTTGCAAGAGTCAATTTAGGAAACTGTGCCTATTCTAAGTCGTCTACTTTCCCTCAAATACATCCGAAACGCCCTTTTTGTGTTGGATGTGATGAATATTATCGCATGTATAGGTGTGACGGTTGAGATGGACAAAGGTATAAAACATCCTTGGGGTATGGTGCATCCCAACCATCAAGTGTATCAAAGCTCATCAACCACACAATATTAAATCAGTGTCTCTCCATAATAATCCCAGTAAGTGCATCACAAAAATCTTCGCTCAAAAGCACATCATCTTTTGTTCCATCCTCACCGACGAACTGACGGCACAGCATCATCTCGCGGAGGCTTAATGTACTCTGCAAGTCGCTTGCCAAACGTCCTGGATGACTGCGTCTTCAATCTCGCCGCTCCGGCTGCCGACGCCGACGAAGGCAGAGACGGCGAATACGGGTCATGGTCGTGTCGGCCGCCGTTGGACGACGAATAGTAACCGCTGTCCCGATAGTGGCTTCGTGCTCCCTGCCTCTGGGACGCTGCATGGCGGAGGCGCTCCTCCGTCTGCGCCGCGGCGATAAAGGTGGCGAAGTCGGTGGTATCGGGCTCGGACTCAGTATGGACATACAGGTGGCCCGCGGCCAGGTCACCGAGAGGCGACCGGGCGTGGACGTTGACGGCGGATTCTTTGCTTGACGGTCGCTCGTCTGttcggcttcttcgcttgAACTGCTCGCGAGGCGTGGACGCTGTTCTCGAAAAGCCAGAGGCTGCATTCATGGGGACATAGGGGCTCTTTTTGATGGGATTGGCCTGATCCTCATGGATGATATCATCCTCTCCGTCGTAGTTTGCACTGGTCCTCTTCCAGAAACGATCTCGAAAGGACGGTCGATGGCGGAGCtgtgacggcggcgacgatgaAGCGGCAGTTTGTGGTACGGAGAGATTCTGCCGACTGTTTGGTCGATTATGTTCCATGATGGCGGAATATGGTGTCTAGTATCTGGTATAGTACGACCCAATGTTCggtttgatgctgatgatagCAAGTGTAGACAGGATTGCGAGTCGGCGTTGGAAggcgttggagatgaaatgagGAAAGCAGAAACTGAATGAGAacaaggagatgatggatagATAtaagaaagaggaagatcaGAGATGCTGTACAAGTTGGCGGCCCCGATTCACGTCACCGACAGCCCGCCCAACCAATAAAGATATGCGACGTCCTGTTCAGCTACGTAACAACACAGAGGCCAGACTGGTTGCGGTCGCAGCCTCTTGTAGTTTATTATCAGACAGCCTTTCTCCTGCTGTggatgtcttcttcatcctccttaTTAGTCGATCGCCAGAGCTACAGCCCACTCATGTGGCTAGTaaacaagggaaaaaacCTGTAGAGCTCACCCCCGTTGCCGTGATAGGTGGCGAGAAGCGTGCGATAGTTGGGTGTCTAAAAGGCAATAATCGGAGGCTAAGAGCTTCAGCCACGCTAATAACACGCCATACAGCATGTCTCTGGGTGCGAGAGACAGGAGAGATTGCCATATACAAGTGTCAGATGTCTTAGGACAAGGCTCAGTGTCTGTCTAAGCATGCAGTCCCGTCCACTATCGGGCGTTGGCGCAATTTCAACACGTCTTGGACTCGAGTCAAGCCACTGCCTCGCGGCATCCGGACTGCATGCGAGGATATGAACCAAAGGTCTGGAACTGGGCACCAACGGAGCTTATAATTACCGCTGTCTCGGATGGGAGGTGCGGAAAGTCAAAGTCACGGGCCCCAGCTTCTGATGAGTGGCTGCATTTGCATTCGAGCCAAAATGAAGAGCCGCTAATAAGAATGACTTGTCAACATTTCATGATGGGCACATGCGTGTCATCCCAGGACGTTCATAGGCCTTGATGCCCGCCTGCGGCGATATTAACAAAGTGATAGATGACAACGTGGGGTCTTAATCTCCAAGGGCTGCTCACGCGCATTCgccgcttcttctcggccgGTCTGCAAAACATGAGCTGTGTTGAGGAGACGAGGCTGCTCGCAATATGAGTGGACTTATAATTTCAACGTCTTTCAGTAGTCTGCGAGAAGCTCGCGTCTTAGTGCGGCCCTAGGTCGAGGAAGCGCCGTAAGATGCGAAACTATGGCTTCACGATCGCCAATAACCTCCATCACTGGCGCCCGCCTAGCCTCTTCCAAGGCTGACAATCTCAGCCCGGCTAAGCCATTGCCGGATTTGCCAGGGTCGTGTTGGCCGGGAGGAAAAGTAAGCCGTTTTCTCTATTTTAGAATACGGCATGGAGACTTGATATCGTGGCTGCGAGCATCGCCAATACGCGAAAGGAATTTACAGGGTTCAATCCAACGGCCACCAGGTTTCTTGCTGCATGTAGTTCCTGGCCATTGCAGCTGTGCGTGCAGGTATACATGAAGCCATGCCCGATTTTAGACGGTCATTCGCCAGATTTCGGCCCAGTCGTGCCGTTTGTGGAGGggagcagccaagcaagcaCGATTTGATTCGTCTTTGCGGTCAAGGTCTGCAAGTAATCAGCACAATGAAAATTTACTAGATTGATGCGTTGAATTGAGAATACACGAGAAATTCTAGCTTTCCTGCTGCGGGTATGATATGGTCGGGTAGCTTGttcttggtgatgttgaggaGCATTCAGGCACCGTTGCTGGCACTAAGCTGAATATTTTAGGCATCGCTGTGACGAGATTCTGCAAGTTCAGGCATCAAGATTGAACGCTATGCATCTATcataggtacatgtatgtagaATGACAGGGGAAAACTGGCAGAGGAATGTCGAGGTGATGTTGAAAAGATGGGACGACATGTATTATCCAAGCACGTGTGCTGCTCGCTCAAAACAGCATGAGCCTCGGTGCATCCTTTGGCCGGGATTCCGATATCGAGTTCAAGAGAACGTCCATAACCGAGTGCACATATATCAGTAGCAGATGTTTagcagccagcagctcaTAATTGCATGCTAATGCGGCCTCTTAATAGCCATACGAGAAGCAACTGGTTCTTAGTAGTATTCCTGATGGCCGATTGCAATGTCTGCATTAATACGCAGCTGGGAATAGCTGCTGTGGGGGCTGATCTAGACCCtactttcatcttctcttcacagGTTCATCATATTGGCGACGATCAAGAGGCTGAGCTTTGCTGAGCGACAACCCCAGGCACTTTATGCGGCCGTCATCATTAGAAAGGCCCTTGAATATACCCGCCTAAACGCTCTACTTCAACTGAGCCTCTTCTCAACACACCTCTCTACATCTTCAACTCAAAGCATTGGTGTCTTTGTTGACAAGCTACATAGGTAGCCTCGTCTACTAGAGACGGCTATTTCACACAAATCCATTTCATTCCACCATCAAACATCATATACATCATTATAAACAATGGCGAGTGATGCATGCCATTGAAAGTTGACCACCGGTATCCAAGAACCAATAACCAAAACCAGCTAACTGGTAATTATCTCACCAGGTGCGCATATACGGCAAGCATCTTCCAATCAGTAGTGCAAAGCTCAGACATGTGGTAATATGGAGAGCCAAGGGCATTCGGGCTGACGAGCTTGCCGTATTCACCGGGAAAGGCAGCAGAGCATTGAGTAATGCGGCACTCCCAGGTTCTCTTGTTCGCAACATGGACCAGGGAGTCATTTTACCAGCTCCATTCACTGCCCGACGTCGTAGCGGGGCCAACAGAGGGTCGACAGAGGGCGTGTGGACATCTGAGTAGCGATGCTATGATTGGCTGGCAGACTCATCAcacggctgctgctgctgctgtagcGGCTCCAACCCTGTGATGAAGAGTTTAATCGATCTGCCAGCCTGAGCCGGCAATTCGAGCATAACCCTATCATGCAGGGGCCGGTAGTCGCTTTCAGAGCCAGGgcgtctcttttctctgccaTCACATGTCTGGAAAACGTGGACGAGAGAGAATTGGCGAGGAGAATTCGCAGGAAACCCAAATTGCGGTTTCATCCCCGGACACCCATCATGCCAACATCATTTCGGAGGCGGGGAATTTgaatttcttcatcatctgatgAGTCCGCCGCTTCGGCACTGGCTCGGTCGAGCATTCTCTCAATATCTTCGTCTCGTAACACCCTTCTAGCACTATTATGCCCGGCACCAAGCCCAGTGGGAAGCGAGAGAGCTCCTCTCAAATGGCTATTGGGCCCTTTGAGGCGTCGTTTCGGTGTAGCTCCATTCGGGCTATAATACGGGTGCTGTGAAGAATCTACCTCCATTGGCGACCCAGGAGGGTGCATCATTCCAGGAGACTTGTTGAATCCAGGCCTCTGATGGGCATTGGTTGTTGGCCGATGGCCCGGGAGACCCTTCCTAGGCCCGCTAGGCAATGCGTGCCTTGCAGCGACGTTTCTGAAAGCACTAGACTGAGGATTAGGCGACGCAGAGGGAGAGAATGTATGCTTCAGGTTGGCCGAGTTGTTAGGGCTGCTCATGAAGAGCAATGCCTCC
Above is a genomic segment from Trichoderma breve strain T069 chromosome 6, whole genome shotgun sequence containing:
- a CDS encoding pro-kumamolisin, activation domain-containing protein, translated to MKSALLWAVQLSLLAGLGASRRNVEQVLSIPTGWTKFQDVVNPARHMRLSIALRQPNIDQLEAKMTENDNRLSLEEIQQLQAPDQKDVDAVLQWLSQNNLKGEVDNNFIHVTTTVAQAEPLLGMKYTVPDSVAGSISFIHPLANFMTARHKPELLSAPPKPASKAAAADEDNIIYCPGSVTPSCLSQLYNISSYKPADNKSPVIFGVAGFLEENANLLDLQQFLNTAAPNVAQAGKSITVELVNGGVNSQDLAESGHEAALDVDYAVSVGFPTNVTYYATGGRGVKLDDNGQPISGEDDDNEPYLEFFRYLLAKPDHQVPHVLSLSYSDDELSVPREYAKHVCSLFGLLTARGTSIIFSSGDGGARGGRDSSCLTNDGTKRPVAMATFPPTCPWVTSVGAVTNGAEPPSGASFSTGGFSQYFARPHWQDSSVKNYVQALNGRLDGLYDPSMRAIPDISAVGTSFMIIASGIPHFLQGTSASAPVFASMVALINDARLRAGKRSLGWLNQHLYSDKVKNVLQDITVGKSLSCVFNDTEVPGGWPAAPGWDAITGLGVPKEFDKFLKVLYDV